The Anolis sagrei isolate rAnoSag1 chromosome 6, rAnoSag1.mat, whole genome shotgun sequence genome includes the window caccccccccccttttccccctttaTTTTGGGTTCGCCCCAAAGGAGGAGGTGGGGGTCTTTGGGGAATCCCTCTGCCCACCATCAAGGAGTGCATTGGGCTTTTCCTGCAGATGCTTCTTGGTATATCACAGGAATCCTCCTTCCAACCGAAGCAAGAAATATATGGCAACAAGCAGCCATCAAGCATGGTCAGAACTGAAGCCAGGAGCCCCTTCCCCACATAGAGACATTTGCGGATTCAAATCCATAAGACGTGGGACACCGGAGAAGTCAGGAGAAGGCATCGCTTTCACCGAAGCATCTGCTGCAATGTTTTCAAAGCCCTCTTTCCACGTTGGCCGATCCAATGGTTCGCAGGAACACGTGATGTCTTTGGCACAATTCTGGCTCCGTCGCCCCTCCCTGCAAAGAAACCTGTCTCAAGACCAAGATCATCGGGGAACATGGAGCCaaaatggggaggaaagcaaAACCAGTCATTGTAACAAGGCTCGGGGGGAAAAATGGCGTTTGCAACTccggaaaggaaaaaaaatacatcaaCGATGGGAAATGTCAGCAGATACTGCTttggaaatgaacaaaaaataagGGTATTGAAATGCCATATTTCCTGGCTGAACAAAGAGACAAGAGGCAACACAATTCATGTATGGAAGCAAGAAACGCCTCCTCTTGCCAGTCTGAAATGGGGGGTGGAGGGTCGATCCATTCGCTTTGGAAGCAACCCCGGAGTTTGGGTTCTTTCGGGGTCCGGATCCCCGTAGTCCCTCCTGCTCCCAGcgagctcccaggattccctttCCCCGCAATATCACGCCAGGCCGGTCCGGCTGGCGCTCCCCCCTCGACCAaggcctctcttccttctccgcTCCCCCCGATCCCTGAAAGGCTTCCGTGGGGCTCAGCCCAGCGCCTCCTGCCCCAAGTGGCTCCTCCGGTGCGCGGCCAGGTTGCTCTTCTGGGAAAAGCTCTTCCCGCAGGTGAGGCACTGGAAGGGGGCGTCTCCCGCTCGGAGTCTCCGCCCCGGGCTCCTCGGGGTCTCCTTCGGGCCGAAGCACCGCTTGCCCTCCTCGCTGGGGAGCGCCTTCTTCGCCCGGTGGGCCCGCTGGTGGCTGACCAGGCTGCTCCGGTTGCCGAAGCCCTCCCCGCACTCGTGGCAGGTGAAGGCGGCCGCCCCGCCGTTCTGGTGGGACTTCTCCTGGTGCTTGACCCTCAGCGGCCTCTGCCCCACGGCTTCACCGCGCTCCCCGGACGGGCAGGGCCTCCCTCGGGAGGGTTTCTCCGGCACATCCGGGCTGCGTCCACCACAGGCCCCTTTCTGGTGCGCCAGGAGCTGCCGCTCCTCCCGGAAGCCCTTCCCGCAGGCCGGGCAGGAGAAGGGCCGCTCGACCCCCCCGCCGTGGACCCTCTGGTGGGTCAGGAGGTTCTGCTTGAGGCTGAAGCGCTTCCCGCAGATCCCGCAGGCGAagggcttctccccggtgtggatCCGCTGGTGGATGATGAGGTTGTGCTTGAGGCCGAAGCCGCGGCCGCACTCGGGGCACACGAAGGCCCGCTCCCCGGCGTGCTGCTGCTTCTGATGCCGCAGGAGGCTCAGCGGCTGCGGGAAGGTCTCCCCGCAGACCAGGCACTtgtgctgctcctcctcctccacctggcTGTGGATCACCAGCGCGTTCTCATCCCCAGAGCCCTCCTCCCATAACGGGAAGGGCCTCTCGCACGACGGAGGAGCCGGCGGGGTGGCGGCGGagccctcctctccctccatGGAGCAGGTGGCGGGTcctggagaggaaagagaaacagtttagatgaagggctagaaggcaggatcatcaagtttgcagacgacacccaattgggagggatagccaatactccagaggacaggagcaggactcaaaacaatcttgacagattagagagatgatgggccaaaactaacaaaatgaagttcaacagtgacaaatgcaagagactccactctggcagaaaaaacaaaatgcaaagagacagaatgggggacaatgatgcctgtctcgagagcagtacgtgtgaaaaagatcttggagtcctcatggacaacaagttaaacatgagccaggaatgtgatgtggcggcaaaaaaagccaatgggattttggcctgcatcaagaggagcctagtgcctagatccagtcatgctccccatgctctattccgccttggttagaccacacctggaatattgtgtccaattctgggcaccacaattcaagagagatattgacaagctggaatgtgtccagaggagggcgactacaatgatcaagggtctggagaataagccctatgaggagcggcttaaaaagctgggcatgtttagcctgaagaagagaaggatgagaggagatatgatagccatgtataaatatgtgagaggaagccacagggaggagggagcaagcttcctttctgcttccctggagactaggacgcaatggaacaatggcttcaaactacaagagaggagattccatctgaacacgaggaagaacttcctaactgtgagagccgttcagcagtggaactctctgccccggagtgtggtggaggctccttctttggaagcttttaaacagaggctggatggccatctgtcaggggtgatttgcatgcaatattcctgattcttggcagaatggggttggactggatgatggcccatgaggtctcttccaactctttgattctatgattctatgaaaggaagaTGGAGGGTAAGAGCTGCCCACAGATCAAGGGAATGCACCAGATTATGGAAAGTaggagttgctttgagtctcctttggtagagaaaaagaaggggtaataacaataacaacaacaacaacaacaatcaggagggcctgattctggcagcccaagaacaagccattagaacaaatgccatcaaagccagaattgaaaagtcagaagcagatcccaagtgtagactctgcaaggaagcagatgaaacgatggatcacatcctcagctgctgcaagaagattgcgcagacagactacaagcagaggcacaacacccttgctcagatgattcacagCCTCAGAActctgtgttttatgagttccttataaacgtcctgctcctattttatctcattatagttttttaaatgtttttatcctgaatatgtAACCCGTCCATTGTTATCACTACcgtgactgtgtttattggaatgtttattttatgattttttttctttttaatgtcattttgataatgttgtggttgtctgttgtatatgctttgattttattgctgtaatatgttgtccgggcttggctgcatgtaagccgcaccaagtccccatcggggagatggtggcggggtagaaataaagattattattattattattattattattattattattgtgccacaaataccatctgcctgcaacaaataaatacatcaaaatactctgggacttccgaattcagactgacagaattttggagcacaagattcctgacctcacgattgtggtaaaaaacaaagtatggattgctgatgttgcaatctcaggtgacagcaggattgatgagtagcaactagaaaagctgataCGATACAAGGattgatttaaagatcgaactgcagagactgtggcacaagccagtggtTGACTGGCACTGGATGCAGTGgcttgcatttaaaaacaatcagcgctgacttAATTACCATCATCcagctgcaaatggccaccttactgggatctgcatggattattcgccaatacatcacacaatcctagacacttgggaagtgtccaatatctgatcaaatacaaaagccagcagagtgattttgtttgctgtgtacaacTCTTGTTgtgaatctaataataataataataataataataataataataataataataataatgttgttgttgttgttattgttattattatcgaACTGCAatattcctgggttgttgtaggatttttcgggctatatggccatggtctagaggcattctctcctgacgtttcgcctgcatctatggcaagcatcctcagaggtagtgagatctgttggaactaggaaaaagggtttatatctgtagaatgaccagggtgggacaaaggactcttgtctgctggagctaggtgtgaatgtttcaactgaccaccttgattagcatataatggtctgacagtgcctggagcaaacttttgttgagaggtgattagatgtccttgtttgtttcctcacagacctcactacctctgaggatgcttgccatacatgcaggcgaaacgtcaggagagaatgcctctagaccatggccatatagcccgaaaaaacctacaacaacccagtgattccagccatgaaagccttcgacaatacaatattcctgcttcttggcagaatggggttggactggatggcccatgaggtctcttccaactctttgattctatgattctatgcaaagactgtggcacaagctagtcaaggtggtcccagtggtgattggcacactgagtgcagagcctcatgaccttggcctgcacttaaatacaatctgcactgacaagattaccatctgccagctgcaaaaggccaccttactgggatctgcacgcattatttgccgatacatcacacagtcctagacacttgggaagggtccaatgtgtgatccaatacaacagccagcagagtgtctgctgtggactcatcttgtggtgttccaaataataataatagtttgaaaATTGTATTCAAGGCACCATACATGTACATTACACATTACATTCTATCTGTAtcttattttaatctttttagcacaggcctgggccaactttggcccttctTCCAggagtttgggacttcaactcccacaattcctaacagccagcctCTGCTGGCATGTATTTGAATATGGGTATTTTTTAGAAATGTGCATTGTCTTGTATGCATTtatgatgatgtgttttaactgtgttgcacccctccttgagctgtgaggagaggcaaggaacaaataaaattattattattgtttgtatctatacaaataaaaatgtaatgcttgtttgtgggattaacagaactcaaaaaccactggacgaactgacaccaaatttggacacaagacacctaacaacccaatgcatgtccttcactcaaaaaaaaaatgtcatttgggagttgtaagttgctgggatttatagttcacctacaatcaaagagcattcagaaccccaccaacgatggaactgaatcaaacatggcacacaggactcccatgatcaaccaaaaatactggaagtgtttagtgggcagtgtcctttggttttggagttgtagttcacctacatctagagatcactttggacacaaacaatgatggatctggaccaaactctacacgaatactcaatatgcccaaatgtgaacact containing:
- the LOC132779724 gene encoding zinc finger protein 614; protein product: MEGEEGSAATPPAPPSCERPFPLWEEGSGDENALVIHSQVEEEEQHKCLVCGETFPQPLSLLRHQKQQHAGERAFVCPECGRGFGLKHNLIIHQRIHTGEKPFACGICGKRFSLKQNLLTHQRVHGGGVERPFSCPACGKGFREERQLLAHQKGACGGRSPDVPEKPSRGRPCPSGERGEAVGQRPLRVKHQEKSHQNGGAAAFTCHECGEGFGNRSSLVSHQRAHRAKKALPSEEGKRCFGPKETPRSPGRRLRAGDAPFQCLTCGKSFSQKSNLAAHRRSHLGQEALG